GGACGGTCGGCGTGGTTCACTTCCCCCTCCGATCAGTCCCCGGCACCGATTCCGCACAGCGACACCCACGGATTCGACACGGGCTCCGCACCGCATCCCGACCCCGCTTCCGATACCCGGCCGCCGTTGCCCCGCCGCCGCCGCCAATCTGCCGAGGAGCAGCCGGAGACGGCGCAGCCCGCCGCGGCTCCGGTTCGGCAGCGGTCCGCCGACGAAGCACGCAATCTGATGAGTGCCATCGAGAACGGGACCCGCCAGGGGCGCCGGAAGCGTCCCGACCTCGACTAGTCCGCAATTCCACCCACCTTCGGAAGGCGACGATGACTACCTCCCAGGGAACCGGCATCGGTTGGCTGCTCGACGAGCTGGTCACCGGACTGGTCGGAGCCCAGTCCGCGGTGCTGCTGTCCTCGGACGGGCTGATGATCGGCCATTCGGCTCGATTGGACAAGGCCGATGCCGAGCGGTTCTGCGCGATGGCATCGGCTCTGCACAGTCTGTCCCGCAGCGTGGGCCACCATTTCGACGCGGGCGGGGTCTGCCAGACGGTGGTGGAACTCGACCGCGCGGTACTGTTCGTCACCACGGCGGGCGCCAACGCGTGCTTGGCGCTGCTGGCGTCGGAGACCGCCGATATGGGTATGGTGGCCTACGAGATGAACCAGACGGTGCAACGAGTCGGAACACACCTGTCGGTCGACACGCGCCCGCAGCCTTCGACACAGCCATGAGTGATCAGCACGATTCCTGGTACGAGGAGGACGCCGGACCGTTGGTCCGGCTCTTCGCCATCACCCGCGGCCGGGGTCGTGCGGTGCGCCGGGAACTGAACCTGGTCACCCTGGTGGTCGACGGAGCGCCCGGGACCGCGCTGCGGCGCACCGAACCGGAATACGCGGCCATCATCGAGTTGTGCCGCACTCCGCAGTCGGTGGCCGAAGTGTCCGCGCGACTGCGCCTGCCGCTGACGATGACGAAAGTCCTCATCGGCGACCTGCTCGACGACGGCAGGCTCATCGTCCGGTCGGCGCAGCCCCCGACCGGCCCCGAATCGGATCTGGGCCTGCTGCGCGCGGTGCTCGACGGCATCCGCGCGCTCTGACCGTCCCGCTACCGCTCAGACCAGCTGCGCGGCAAGCCGTTTCGCGTTCATGTAGGCGATCGCCTCGATCGAGACCATCGGGTTGACGCCCGAGGAGGTGGGGAAGCAGGAGGCGTCGGCGACGACGATGTTCGCCGCTTCCCAGGTGGCGCCGTCCGGGTTGGTGGCCGAGGTGTCCGGGGAACCGCCCATCCGGGCCGAACCCATGATGTGCAGCGCGCCGAGGGAGCATTGTCCCGGGCCGTATCCGGCGGCGCGGCACGCGGCGGCGAACTCGGCGTGCGAGCCGCGCCGGCCAGGCTCGTAGGAGACGCCGGCCTGGTGCCCGGAGAAGATGCGGTGAGCGCCCGCGGCCTCCAGAATGCTCGCCGCTCCTTCGAACCCGGTGTGCAGATGGGCGGCGTCGTAGTCGGACAACCGGTAGTCGACGACCGGCTCACCGCTGCGGTCGACCGACACCGTCCCCGAATCACGGTCGCGCGTGATGATGCCGATCGCGTTGGACCGCCCGAAATCGAGCATGGTGGTGCGGTGATTCGCGGCGCCGCGCCAGCTCATGAATCCGGTGGCGAGCCCGGGATGAATCGGGCCGGTCTCGTAGATCACGCCGTAGCCGTTGCCGTCCAGATCGCTGTGCTTCCGGCAGATCCGGGTCTGCAATCCGCCCTCCCACGGCCGGATCTCCTCCTCGAACACACCGAACACCGCGGCCGCCGGGTGCAGGCGCAGATGGCGGCCGATGTTGTCGTTGCGCAATCCCGAGCGCCGCAGCAACGCCGGAGTCTGGATCGCTCCGGCCGCCACCACCACCGCGCGAGCACGCACCTCGATCTCCACGCCGTCGGAGGTGACCGCTGACACTCCCTGCGCGCGTCCGCCTTGCACGGTGATCCGCCGTACGTCGGCGTCCACGACCAGTCGCGCGCCCCGCTCGGCCGCGTCGGCGAGCCAGGTCTTGGTCACCGACTGTTTGGCGCCCAGCCGGCAACCGTAGCCGCATCGACCGCACTCCACACCGGCGTCGCAGGCGTCGGTGACGTTGCGCGGCAGCGTGTCCACTTCCCAGCCCAGCGCTTTGGCGCCGCGCTCCAGCACGCCGTCGCGAGCCGACAACACCGACCGCCGATCGGTGACGCCGAGCCGCCGCTGCACCACCTCGAGGGCATCGTCGAACTCCGTCTCGGCGAACTGGGCGGCGCCCAGCCCGGCCCACTCCGCGCGCACGTCGGGCGGCGTCGGCAACGACGTGCTCCAGTTCACGACCGTCCCGCCGCCCAGGCAGGTGCCCGCGACGAGGGTGATCTGACCTTCGCTGGAGCCGGGCGGGCCCGGCGCGTACAGGTGCCGCAGCCCGCCGAGTTCGCCGGTGCCGAAATCGCGGTCGTCGTAGTAATTCCCGCGTTCCAGGACGACGACGTCGAGACCTGCTTCGGCCAGGACCGCGGCGGCGACACCGCCTCCGGCGCCGGAACCGACGACCACGACATCACACTGGAGTTCGGCGCTCTCGCTGTAGCGCAGCGGAGTCAGGGCGGGTGCGGGCGCCGTTTGCAGCGGGCCGGACGGCGCCGGATACCCGATCTCCTTCCACAGCGGGTTGGTGCCCGACGGGCCGGGGGTGATGTTGTAGGACAACAGCGACGCCTGCTTGAGCGCCTGGAAGATCACCCGCACCGACTCGAAGCGGGAATCGGCCAGCCGCAGCAACGCCCGTTCCCGTTCCTCCTGCGACAGGCGGGAGAAGCGCCGGGGACCGCTGCCGGTGAGCAAGCCGGTCAGCCGGGAATCCCACAGATTCAGCAGCGTGGCCAGTTGCTTCTGCTCGGCCTCGCGGGGGTTGCGGCCCAGCAGCTCGAAGACGGTGTCGACGGCCCCGAGCGCGCTCGCCGACGGTAGCGTCAACCCGTCGCCCGGGTTGAAGGTGTCGCAGATGCTGGTCATCGCCGCGCGTTGCTTGGCTGTTGGTTCCATGTGGAGCAGTCCCCTTCGTGTCGCCAGTGAGTTGTATCACAAGGGATGAACAACCACTAACTAAAGACATGTTTCGCCAGTTGACGGCGGCTTTGGTGAAAGAATGTGGGGCCACATAGCGCTGACCCGATGACGACTCGCCAGCGCCAGCGGCCCCGGCGCGTTCATGCCGGAATGACAACAGCCGCCGCGTGCCCGACCGCCAGGAACGCGTGGACGACCGAGACGAGCGCACCGCCGAGCCGGGCCGTCGGGTCCTCGCCACCGCGCGGCCGCGACAGCGACCACCGGGTGAACGTCCGCTCGGCGTGCACCGCAAGACGCAGCAGTTCGGCGCGATACGACCCGAGCAGCGGCTGGTCGCAGGCACTCAGCGCCGCGGCGGTGAGGTGCGCGCAGCGGCCGATCGTCACCACGATCTCGAGCACCTCGTCCGGCACCGCCGTGACGACGTAGGCGTCCGCGGCAGCCGCCCGCGTCCGCTCGACGACGCGGCCGAGGGCACGTCCGAGTTCGGCCAGTGGCGCGCGATCGGCGACCACGGGCTCGGACGCCAGAGCGGTGGACAGGTTGCCGATGACCACGCCGAGCGCGTCCTCGACCCGGCGCAGCCGATCGAGAATCCCGGGCACGTCGACCGGGGAGCACCCGAAATCCGCCAGGACCGTCGCGGCCTCGACCAGGGTCGCGGCCGCCGCGCGGAAGTAGATCCCGGTTGTCGCGCTCGCCGGTAGCGTGCCCATGCCCACTCCTCGGGTAGGTGACCCTCGATCAGCCGCCGTCGCCTGCCCGCGCCGACCGGACAGCTTCGGCCGGATGGCGTCGACAGACTTGCGCCGCTCCGGACAGCAATCAGCCCGTACTACAACGCTTGATCATAATAGCCCATAACATATCTCTTCAATCCACAGGTAGACAGATGAGCTGTATTGAAACGGTCATTTACTTATGGCTCAGTTGGATCGAAGTTGGACACGTCAGCTACGAGCAGGCACCGGATCCTTCCTGGCACCGCTTGCGGCGGACGGCCGCGGCGAGTCGCTCCCTCCGGCCGCGGTCGCGCGTCTTCGGGGACACCTGACGCGACCGCCGATCCGGCAGCCCGCCGGTCTCTTCCATGACCTCTCCGCGCAAGCGCGATGATGGAGCGAAGCCGATCACCATCGAGAGGACCGACGGATGTACCGTCTGACGCGCTGCCTAATCGCGGTGGTCGTCCTGCTGGGCGCCGCGGGGTGCGCTGACTCCGAACACGAATCGCCGCCTACTCGGGGGGAAGTCGTCTCGACCACGCCCCTGATGGGGCTGGCGGCCGAGGAGGCCGCGACGCTTCTGGGCAACGGCGGAATTCGCACCCCCGTCCGCAACGGTGTCGACGCATTCCGCATCGAATACCGGACAATCACCCCGCAGGGCGAACCGACCACCGCCAGTGGCCTGGTGGTTCTCCCGCGCACCGACTCCCGGCGGCTGCGCGTGGTCAGCTACGAGCACGGGACCATGACGCTCAAGAGCGACGCCCCGTCGGTCGACACCCGCAACCTCCCCGAACGGCTGCGGACGGTCGCCTTCGCGGCCGCGGGCTACGCGGCGACCGCACCGGACTACCTGGGTCTCGGCAACGGTCCGGGGCCGCATCCCTACACTCACGCGCCCTCGGAGGTCAGCGCGTCGGCCGACCTCTTGCGCGCGGCCGGCGCGCTGGCGGCCCAACAGGGCCGGGAGCTGGACCCGGACGTGCTGGTGACCGGCTTCTCCCAGGGCGGCCACGCGGCGATGGCCCTCGGCAAGGCGCTGCACGCCGGAACGATCCCGGGCTTCGGGGTCGCCGCCCTGGCCCCGATCAGCGGGCCTTACGACCTCCAGCACGTCCAGGCGCCCGCCGCGCTCGACGGGCGGGTGGTTCCGGGCGCCGCGGTACTGTTCCTCGCCTACTGGATCACCTCGATGAACCGGATCCACCACCTCTACGACGATCCGGCGGAAGCCTTCCAGCTGCCCTATGCCGACAAGGTCGAAGGACTCTTCGACGGCTTCCACAGCGAGATCACCATCGTGACCTCGCTGGCCACCACCCCCGCGCAACTACTGACCCCGCAGTTCCTCCAGTTGACGACCGAGCCGAGCGGCGCCGCCGCGAAGGCCGTGGCCGAGAGCGACGGCACCTGCGACTGGACGCCGCGGGTGCCCGTCCACCTCTACGCTTCCCGTGGCGACCGCGCCGTTCCCTATCCCAATGCCGAGCATTGCCTGCGAGCTCTCGGCAGCGGCAACGCCACGCTGAGCGACTTGGGCGACCTCGACCACGGCGGAACCGCGCGGGCCGCGCTGCCCGAGATCCTCGGCTGGTTCCAGCAGCAGTTCCCGCCGAGCTGACCGGCGGGCCCTCCCGTGCTCAGTGCGAGGCGGCCGACTCGGTTTTCGCCGCGAGGGGAGAGTTGCTCTTCGCCACGGCGA
Above is a genomic segment from Nocardia sputorum containing:
- a CDS encoding roadblock/LC7 domain-containing protein is translated as MTTSQGTGIGWLLDELVTGLVGAQSAVLLSSDGLMIGHSARLDKADAERFCAMASALHSLSRSVGHHFDAGGVCQTVVELDRAVLFVTTAGANACLALLASETADMGMVAYEMNQTVQRVGTHLSVDTRPQPSTQP
- a CDS encoding GMC family oxidoreductase; its protein translation is MEPTAKQRAAMTSICDTFNPGDGLTLPSASALGAVDTVFELLGRNPREAEQKQLATLLNLWDSRLTGLLTGSGPRRFSRLSQEERERALLRLADSRFESVRVIFQALKQASLLSYNITPGPSGTNPLWKEIGYPAPSGPLQTAPAPALTPLRYSESAELQCDVVVVGSGAGGGVAAAVLAEAGLDVVVLERGNYYDDRDFGTGELGGLRHLYAPGPPGSSEGQITLVAGTCLGGGTVVNWSTSLPTPPDVRAEWAGLGAAQFAETEFDDALEVVQRRLGVTDRRSVLSARDGVLERGAKALGWEVDTLPRNVTDACDAGVECGRCGYGCRLGAKQSVTKTWLADAAERGARLVVDADVRRITVQGGRAQGVSAVTSDGVEIEVRARAVVVAAGAIQTPALLRRSGLRNDNIGRHLRLHPAAAVFGVFEEEIRPWEGGLQTRICRKHSDLDGNGYGVIYETGPIHPGLATGFMSWRGAANHRTTMLDFGRSNAIGIITRDRDSGTVSVDRSGEPVVDYRLSDYDAAHLHTGFEGAASILEAAGAHRIFSGHQAGVSYEPGRRGSHAEFAAACRAAGYGPGQCSLGALHIMGSARMGGSPDTSATNPDGATWEAANIVVADASCFPTSSGVNPMVSIEAIAYMNAKRLAAQLV
- a CDS encoding DUF742 domain-containing protein, with protein sequence MSDQHDSWYEEDAGPLVRLFAITRGRGRAVRRELNLVTLVVDGAPGTALRRTEPEYAAIIELCRTPQSVAEVSARLRLPLTMTKVLIGDLLDDGRLIVRSAQPPTGPESDLGLLRAVLDGIRAL